The following are encoded in a window of Amaranthus tricolor cultivar Red isolate AtriRed21 chromosome 2, ASM2621246v1, whole genome shotgun sequence genomic DNA:
- the LOC130803315 gene encoding receptor protein kinase TMK1, producing MRKKNSVVGHLFLVILSLGLCLFCSNNVAVSQATDDDDASLMLALRKSLNPPESLGWSDPDPCKWSRVSCSQDNKVTRIQIGHQNLEGTLPPNLSSLTSLERLELQGNRITGAIPSLKGLSSLQVVMLSNNNFSSIPSDFFDGLTSLQTLDLDNNPFQGWEIPESLKSASTLQNFSAVSANITGKIPGFFGPDAFPGMVHLHLSFNDLEGELPRSFDGFQLQSLWVNGQKSGKLGGRIDVIQNMTSLKEVWLQTNAFSGSLPDFSGLKDLQVLNLRDNMFTGPVPLSLMNLESLQVVNLTNNLLQGPVPVFKSSVSVDSVAYLNSFCLPKPGDCSPQVNVLLSVAKSMGYPTRLAQYWKGNNPCVEWFGITCSNGNITTVNLEKMNLNGTISPEFASLKSLQRLILASNNLTGTIPQELTTLPALTELDVSNNHLYGKVPTFKKNLILHTQGNPDIGKDAPTHGLEPSSPSGSADGQSGNSSSGNKSKLSTAVILAICVAAVLFLVICGVLGFCVFKKKQQKFRRVQSPNAMVVHPRHSGSDNDSVKITVAGSSVSVGAISESYTIPSSETGSIQMADSGNMVISIQVLKNVTNNFSEDNILGQGGFGTVYKGELHDGTKIAVKRMESGVIAGKGLNEFKSEIAVLTKVRHRHLVALLGYCLDGNEKLLVYEYMPQGTLSRHLFNWAEEGLKPLEWTRRLSIALDVARGVEYLHTLAHQSFIHRDLKPSNILLGDDMRAKVADFGLVRLAPEGKASIETRIAGTFGYLAPEYAVTGRVTTKVDVFSFGVVLMELITGRKALDETQPEESMHLVTWFKRMHNNKETFRKAIDSSVDLDEETLASISTVAELAGHCCAREPYQRPDMGHVVNVLSSLVELWKPTESNFDDCYGIDLEMSLPQALKRWKASEGTSQAESSSSSFVDNTQTSMVARPYGFAESFTSADGR from the exons atgaggaagaaaaaCAGTGTTGTTGGGCatttatttttggtaattttatcACTTGGGTTGTGTTTATTTTGCTCTAATAATGTTGCAGTTTCTCAAGcaactgatgatgatgatgcttcACTTATGTTAGCTTTAAGAAAAAGCTTAAACCCACCTGAATCTCTTGGATGGTCCGACCCAGATCCCTGTAAGTGGAGTCGGGTATCATGTTCACAGGATAATAAAGTGACCCGGATTCAAATTGGGCACCAAAATCTTGAAGGTACTTTACCCCCTAATCTTTCTTCTCTTACTTCTCTTGAAAGGTTAGAACTTCAAGGAAATAGAATTACTGGTGCTATTCCTAGTTTAAAAGGTTTAAGTTCATTGCAAGTTGTTATGCTTAGTAACAATAATTTTAGTTCAATTCCAAGTGATTTTTTTGATGGCTTAACTTCACTTCAAACTCTTGACCTTGATAATAACCCTTTTCAAGGGTGGGAAATCCCTGAATCTTTGAAGAGTGCTTCAACTTTGCAAAATTTTTCTGCTGTTTCTGCTAATATAACTGGTAAAATACCCGGGTTTTTCGGGCCGGATGCTTTTCCGGGTATGGTTCATTTGCATTTGAGCTTTAATGATTTGGAAGGTGAATTGCCTAGAAGCTTTGATGGGTTTCAATTGCAGTCATTGTGGGTTAATGGACAGAAAAGTGGTAAACTTGGTGGAAGAATTGATGTGATCCAAAATATGACTTCTTTGAAGGAAGTTTGGTTGCAAACAAATGCATTTTCTGGTTCATTGCCTGATTTTTCAGGGTTGAAAGATCTTCAGGTTTTGAACCTTAGAGATAACATGTTCACAGGACCTGTTCCCTTGTCTTTGATGAATTTGGAGTCTCTTCAAGTTGTGAACTTGACTAATAACTTGCTTCAAGGGCCTGTTCCGGTGTTTAAGAGCTCGGTTTCCGTTGATTCTGTTGCTTATTTGAACAGTTTTTGCTTGCCAAAGCCTGGTGATTGTAGTCCACAAGTAAATGTGTTGCTTTCTGTTGCAAAATCGATGGGTTATCCTACTAGACTTGCTCAATATTGGAAGGGGAATAACCCTTGTGTTGAATGGTTTGGTATCACTTGTAGTAATGGTAACATTACCACGGTTAATTTAGAGAAAATGAATCTCAATGGAACTATTTCTCCTGAATTTGCATCCCTTAAGTCATTGCAAAGGCTTATTCTTGCAAGTAATAACCTCACTGGTACCATCCCACAAGAGCTTACTACTTTGCCAGCTCTTACTGAGCTCGATGTATCGAACAACCATCTTTATGGGAAAGTTCCAACCTTTAAGAAGAATTTGATTTTACATACTCAAGGTAATCCTGACATTGGAAAGGATGCTCCGACTCATGGTCTAGAACCTTCTTCGCCCTCAGGCTCAGCTGATGGACAGAGTGGTAATTCTAGTTCAGGGAACAAATCAAAACTTTCTACTGCTGTAATTTTAGCTATATGTGTTGCTGCAGTTCTGTTTTTGGTTATATGTGGTGTGTTGGGATTTTGTGTTTTCAAAAAGAAGCAACAAAAGTTCAGGAGGGTTCAAAGTCCCAATGCTATGGTTGTTCATCCTAGACACTCGGGTTCTGACAATGATAGTGTTAAGATTACAGTTGCTGGATCTAGTGTTAGCGTAGGAGCGATTAGTGAGAGCTACACTATTCCATCGAGTGAGACAGGTAGCATTCAAATGGCTGATTCCGGGAACATGGTTATTTCCATCCAAGTCCTCAAAAATGTGACAAATAACTTTAGTGAGGATAATATTTTGGGACAAGGAGGGTTCGGAACAGTTTATAAAGGTGAATTGCATGATGGGACAAAGATTGCTGTTAAGAGAATGGAGTCTGGCGTGATCGCAGGCAAAGGGCTGAATGAATTCAAGTCTGAAATTGCAGTTTTGACCAAGGTTCGACACAGGCATTTGGTCGCGCTTCTTGGGTATTGTTTAGATGGCAACGAGAAGCTATTGGTATACGAGTACATGCCTCAAGGAACCTTGAGCAGGCATCTATTTAACTGGGCAGAGGAAGGGTTGAAGCCTCTTGAATGGACTAGAAGATTAAGCATTGCCTTGGATGTGGCTAGAGGTGTTGAGTATCTCCATACGTTAGCCCATCAAAGCTTTATACACCGAGATCTAAAACCTTCTAATATTCTTCTTGGAGATGATATGAGAGCAAAAGTTGCTGATTTCGGTCTTGTGCGTTTGGCCCCAGAAGGAAAGGCCTCAATTGAAACTCGAATTGCTGGAACCTTTGGATACTTGGCACCCGAATATGCAG TAACTGGACGAGTCACCACTAAAGTCGATGTCTTCAGCTTTGGAGTAGTGTTGATGGAGTTGATCACGGGGAGGAAAGCTTTGGACGAGACGCAGCCTGAGGAAAGCATGCACCTCGTGACGTGGTTCAAGCGTATGCACAACAACAAGGAAACTTTCCGCAAAGCAATTGACTCCAGCGTTGACCTTGATGAAGAAACTCTCGCCAGCATCAGTACAGTCGCAGAATTGGCGGGTCACTGTTGCGCAAGGGAGCCGTACCAAAGGCCGGACATGGGCCATGTGGTCAATGTCTTGTCATCTTTAGTAGAGCTCTGGAAACCTACCGAATCCAACTTTGATGACTGTTATGGTATTGATCTTGAGATGTCTTTACCTCAGGCTTTAAAGAGATGGAAGGCTTCCGAAGGTACAAGTCAAGCGGAATCTTCATCGTCTTCCTTTGTTGATAACACTCAAACTAGTATGGTTGCTCGGCCTTATGGTTTTGCCGAGTCCTTCACTTCAGCTGACGGACGATGA